One genomic segment of Mus pahari chromosome 4, PAHARI_EIJ_v1.1, whole genome shotgun sequence includes these proteins:
- the Kcna2 gene encoding potassium voltage-gated channel subfamily A member 2 has product MTVATGDPVDEAAALPGHPQDTYDPEADHECCERVVINISGLRFETQLKTLAQFPETLLGDPKKRMRYFDPLRNEYFFDRNRPSFDAILYYYQSGGRLRRPVNVPLDIFSEEIRFYELGEEAMEMFREDEGYIKEEERPLPENEFQRQVWLLFEYPESSGPARIIAIVSVMVILISIVSFCLETLPIFRDENEDMHGGGVTFHTYSNSTIGYQQSTSFTDPFFIVETLCIIWFSFEFLVRFFACPSKAGFFTNIMNIIDIVAIIPYFITLGTELAEKPEDAQQGQQAMSLAILRVIRLVRVFRIFKLSRHSKGLQILGQTLKASMRELGLLIFFLFIGVILFSSAVYFAEADERDSQFPSIPDAFWWAVVSMTTVGYGDMVPTTIGGKIVGSLCAIAGVLTIALPVPVIVSNFNYFYHRETEGEEQAQYLQVTSCPKIPSSPDLKKSRSASTISKSDYMEIQEGVNNSNEDFREENLKTANCTLANTNYVNITKMLTDV; this is encoded by the coding sequence ATGACAGTGGCTACCGGAGACCCGGTGGACGAGGCTGCTGCCCTCCCCGGGCACCCACAAGACACCTATGACCCAGAGGCAGACCATGAATGCTGTGAGAGAGTGGTGATCAACATCTCAGGCCTGCGGTTCGAGACTCAGCTAAAGACCTTAGCCCAGTTCCCAGAGACCCTCTTAGGGGACCCCAAGAAACGGATGAGGTACTTTGATCCCCTCCGAAATGAGTACTTCTTTGATCGCAACCGCCCTAGCTTTGATGCCATTTTGTACTACTACCAGTCTGGGGGCAGGTTGAGGCGACCTGTGAATGTGCCCTTAGATATCTTCTCGGAAGAAATCCGGTTTTATGAGCTAGGAGAGGAAGCAATGGAGATGTTCCGGGAGGATGAAGGCTACATCAAGGAAGAAGAGCGTCCTCTGCCTGAAAATGAGTTTCAGAGACAGGTGTGGCTTCTCTTTGAATACCCTGAGAGCTCGGGGCCTGCCAGGATTATAGCCATTGTATCTGTGATGGTCATTCTCATCTCCATCGTCAGCTTCTGTCTGGAAACCTTGCCCATCTTCCGGGATGAGAATGAGGACATGCATGGTGGTGGGGTGACCTTCCACACTTATTCCAACAGCACCATCGGGTACCAGCAGTCCACCTCCTTCACCGACCCTTTCTTCATTGTAGAGACTCTCTGCATCATCTGGTTCTCCTTTGAGTTTCTGGTTAGATTCTTTGCCTGCCCCAGCAAAGCTGGCTTCTTCACCAACATCATGAACATCATTGACATTGTGGCTATCATCCCTTACTTTATCACCCTGGGGACAGAGTTAGCTGAGAAGCCAGAGGACGCCCAGCAAGGCCAGCAGGCCATGTCACTGGCCATTCTCCGTGTCATCCGGTTGGTAAGAGTCTTCAGGATTTTCAAGTTGTCCAGACACTCCAAAGGTCTGCAGATTCTAGGTCAGACCCTCAAAGCTAGCATGAGGGAATTGGGCCTCCTGATATTCTTCCTCTTCATTGGGGTCATCCTCTTCTCTAGTGCTGTCTATTTTGCAGAAGCCGATGAGAGAGATTCCCAGTTCCCCAGCATCCCGGATGCTTTCTGGTGGGCAGTCGTCTCCATGACAACTGTAGGCTATGGAGACATGGTTCCAACTACCATTGGGGGAAAGATAGTGGGTTCTCTGTGTGCCATTGCAGGTGTGCTAACCATCGCCTTGCCGGTCCCTGTCATAGTGTCTAATTTCAACTACTTTTACCACcgggagacagagggggaggagcaggCCCAGTACTTGCAAGTGACAAGCTGTCCAAAGATCCCGTCCTCCCCTGACCTAAAGAAAAGTAGAAGTGCCTCTACCATAAGTAAGTCTGATTACATGGAGATACAGGAGGGCGTAAACAACAGTAATGAGGACTTTAGAGAGGAGAACTTAAAAACAGCCAACTGTACCTTGGCTAACACAAACTACGTGAATATTACCAAAATGTTAACTGATGTCTGA